The Pyrococcus horikoshii OT3 genome includes a window with the following:
- a CDS encoding EamA family transporter produces MQAYLIYAVLAAFFASLVPIFGKIGLKDVDPTMATTIRAIIMAIFLVTVTFFVKPKMSGINRYSILFITLSGVSGALSWLFYFMAIKNGRVPAVVAIDKTSVALAIFLSWLVLGSEMNIKTVIGALLIVLGAILVSL; encoded by the coding sequence ATGCAAGCCTATCTCATCTATGCAGTTCTCGCAGCTTTCTTTGCTTCCTTAGTTCCTATCTTTGGAAAGATTGGACTCAAAGACGTTGATCCAACAATGGCAACCACGATTAGGGCTATAATAATGGCCATATTCCTCGTGACTGTAACTTTCTTTGTAAAACCTAAAATGAGCGGAATAAATAGGTACTCAATTCTTTTCATAACGCTCTCCGGAGTGTCAGGGGCCCTATCCTGGCTCTTCTATTTCATGGCCATAAAGAATGGAAGAGTTCCTGCCGTTGTAGCCATAGATAAGACTAGCGTTGCTTTAGCGATCTTCCTCTCTTGGCTGGTACTTGGAAGTGAGATGAATATAAAAACCGTTATAGGGGCATTACTCATAGTTCTCGGCGCTATCCTTGTTTCCCTCTAA
- a CDS encoding YbhB/YbcL family Raf kinase inhibitor-like protein, whose protein sequence is MKSLIPIVLATLVILGMGCIGGGEEKMSLKVSSVFGNNEFIPAKYTCEGVDINPPLKIEGLSDNVKSLVIIVDDPDAPMGTFTHWIAWNIPPVTEIPEGIPKQGEVDKPIHIIQGRNDFGRIGYNGPCPPRGHGVHHYHFKVYALDTTLNLKPGASRKELEKAMEGHVIQYGELVGLYERK, encoded by the coding sequence ATGAAATCCTTGATACCTATAGTCCTAGCTACCCTCGTAATCCTTGGGATGGGGTGTATAGGAGGAGGTGAAGAGAAGATGTCCCTTAAGGTAAGCTCAGTCTTCGGAAACAATGAGTTTATTCCTGCTAAGTATACATGTGAAGGAGTGGACATAAACCCTCCCTTAAAGATAGAGGGATTAAGCGATAACGTGAAGAGCCTAGTAATCATAGTTGACGATCCAGATGCACCAATGGGAACCTTCACTCATTGGATAGCCTGGAATATTCCTCCTGTTACCGAAATCCCAGAGGGAATTCCTAAGCAGGGAGAAGTAGATAAACCAATTCACATAATTCAAGGAAGGAACGATTTTGGAAGGATAGGGTACAATGGACCATGTCCCCCCAGAGGACATGGAGTTCACCACTATCACTTCAAGGTCTACGCTCTTGACACGACATTAAACTTAAAACCAGGAGCCAGTAGAAAAGAGCTTGAAAAAGCTATGGAAGGGCATGTGATTCAGTATGGTGAATTAGTTGGATTATACGAGAGAAAGTGA